The window GTTGGCCAGCACAACAACAGCACCCCGGCCAGCGCGATCAGATGGCTGATCCAGTTTAGTTCGGTAAACGACAGTTTCAGGAACATGCGGTTGCCCTCCTCGCAGCCAGTCTTCGCTAGTATTATAGCAGATCTGCCGCGCGGCAACAGTATCTGGTTTTTGAAAGAGTCGTCACCGGTCCAACAGATCTTCCACAATTTTTTGCGTGATATGAAACTGGAGATGCCCGATCAGGGAAAGCCGTTCCGCATAATCGATGTTGGCAAAAGCGGTCATCACATCGCCGTCGTTCAAGCGGGCGGCCAGCGTCAGATTTTCCAGTTTGCCGGCCTTTGCCATCGACAGGATATCTTCAAGCAACTTCACCACGTTGTTCGGTTCACGCGGGGTGAATTCGTATATTTTCGCCATCGCGACCCCTTCTTTCCGATTTTTCATCTCCTGGCTACTGTATCATACTCATTCCCTGCCAAGTGTGCCCTCCCCGAATGCACAATCAGGCTATACTTTAAACTTTTTTGCACCAACACCTGCAATTCTTCCGCATGCTTACTCCTATGCAAATTCTGCGGTGTCCTTGTGGCACCCGATCCTCCGTTGATGGCCACTGATGGGATGTTTCTGTCTGAGTATAAAAAACCCCATATGCCGACTGGCAAATGAGGTTTTACGAACAAACAGGCGGAACTGCAATGTCCATGTAAACTGCTATTCTAAAAGCTCACGGCTCGGAGACAGCCGCTGTCTTTGAAAATGCAGCCAACACTCCGTCCCATAAGCGAATGCGCATCGCAAGGGAACGAATCGCCACCCGTTCCGCTTCCGCCCAACGCTTCGAATCATTGCCGCACAGATATACCAGCAACTGTTCCGCCAGGGGGCCGTGTTGGTCTCCGTCCAGTTCGATATGGCGTTTCAAATAGTAGACGAATCTCTCGGTCGGCAAACCATGCTGTTCCAACATGGGCACCAGCTTTTGGAACATGTCGGGAATAATATCCTCCCTTCCGAAGAAAAATGCCGCAGCCACTTCATGCGGTGCGGCGCGGAAAGCGATTTGCAAGTTATGCGCCACAAACTCCCGGACTGTCTGCGGAATCTTCGCTTGATGCACCGCTTCAAAGGGATCCGTTCCGCTTTGCAACGAAACAATAAACCGCTCAATCGCCGTCAGGTCGGCGCCGCATTCCGCCATCGCCTCGCAATACAATTGAAAATGACTGGCATACCCTCCCCGACCGTCTTCATCCGATTCTTCACCCAATACAATCTCGTTGACCAAACGGGCAAACCGGGGCTCTTTCCCCGGCACCCACGCCACATCGACACAGGTTAACTGCTGCTGCAAACGTTTGAGCAGACACATGAAATCCCACACGGCAAACACGTGGTGCTCCATAAAAATGCGAATCCGCTGCAATGAATTAACTTGCCGGTACACCGGATGCTTCAGCAATTCGTGCCGCTTGGCTTCAACCTTTTGCAGATGGACAGTTGTCATTGCCAACTCCTCCCGAACGATTCGCAAATTCCCTTGTATTTTCATTCCCCATCCCATTGTACCTTGCTTGTCAACGACAGACAAATCATGTCAGATGGACGCACCTGTTGAACTGAAGCCGGATTTCAGCAGGAGCCCGGCTTTTTTTCTTTGAGGCATCCGCATACTGACAGGCGTTGGCTGCGTAAGTATGTAAAACAGCGAATCATCAGTAGAAAGGCTGGGATCCACATGAAGAACCTGCTCGCTTTTCTGACTGGCCTTGTGCTTGCGATCCTTGCCGTTGCCCTCACACCATTTTTGCTCATCCAGCAATTTTTTGTCTACCTGTCCGAACTGCTCTGACAGTACAAAAACCGGTTCCCCCCACTTGCAGGGAACCGGTCCCAATGTTTTACACAGCTAATCGCGTTCACACCTTAAATGTCTGCACCAGCGACTGCAATTCTTCCGCCATTTTTGCCAATGTAGCGGCAGATGCTGTGATTTCCTGCATCGAGGCCAATTGCTCTTCCGCCGCTGCTGAGACATTTTGTGTCCCGGCGGCTGTCGTCTCCGTCACTTCCGAAATGGTTTCAATCGCTTGCACCACTTGGCCTGTACCGGCGGAAATTTGCTGGGCGGCAGCCGAGCCCTCCTGAATCTGTTCCGCTACTTCGTTCACAGCACGCTGAATCTCGTCGAACGAGCGGCCCGCCTGATCGACCACGCCGATGCCCGCTGCCACTGCCTGGGTGGCTGTTTCCATCGACTGCACCGCTTTGTCCGTTTCCGCCTGGATCGTCTGAATCAGTTCGCCGATCTGTTGGGCCGATTGGGCAGACTGTTCCGCCAGTTTCCGCACTTCATCCGCAACCACCGCAAATCCCCGTCCATGCTCGCCGGCACGCGCCGCTTCGATAGCCGCGTTGAGCGCCAACA of the Effusibacillus pohliae DSM 22757 genome contains:
- a CDS encoding DUF3050 domain-containing protein, producing the protein MTTVHLQKVEAKRHELLKHPVYRQVNSLQRIRIFMEHHVFAVWDFMCLLKRLQQQLTCVDVAWVPGKEPRFARLVNEIVLGEESDEDGRGGYASHFQLYCEAMAECGADLTAIERFIVSLQSGTDPFEAVHQAKIPQTVREFVAHNLQIAFRAAPHEVAAAFFFGREDIIPDMFQKLVPMLEQHGLPTERFVYYLKRHIELDGDQHGPLAEQLLVYLCGNDSKRWAEAERVAIRSLAMRIRLWDGVLAAFSKTAAVSEP